From Clostridia bacterium, one genomic window encodes:
- the spoIIID gene encoding sporulation transcriptional regulator SpoIIID, translated as MNASYERRAVDVGEYIIENNATVRAAAKRFSISKSTVHKDVAERLSAIDPSLFRQVREVLDRNKSERHIRGGEATRRKYLKK; from the coding sequence ATGAACGCATCATACGAACGCCGCGCCGTGGATGTCGGCGAATATATTATTGAAAACAACGCCACCGTTCGTGCGGCGGCGAAGCGGTTCAGCATAAGCAAAAGCACCGTGCATAAGGACGTCGCGGAAAGACTTTCAGCCATAGACCCGTCGCTTTTCAGACAGGTGAGGGAGGTGCTCGACCGCAACAAATCCGAGCGCCACATCCGCGGCGGCGAAGCGACGCGCCGCAAATATCTCAAAAAGTGA